Genomic segment of Nostoc sp. TCL240-02:
AGATTTTATTGGATATCGCGCTGGTGGTAAGCCGCACAAGCTGAAAAACACGGGAAATTCTATATTCAAATGTATAGTAGTTGGTCAAAGGCTAGACCATGATATCGGTGACTATCCAAATTTGCAGAAGCGTATATATAGGAGCAAAGGTTTAAAGTGGAATCTGGTCGATATGGAAAATATAGCTGAACCAGTAGCAGGTAAGAAGACATAACAGGTAGTAACAATGTAAGCCGATGCATTGTTATTGGAGGGTATTGCCAATTTTACTTCGCTATGAATTAATGAAATGCCTTACTTTCGTAAACTTCACCATCAAAAAGGCATGCAAATCACAGATGCGATCGCATCTGTGATTTGAGCAATATTACTAGAATTACTAAAGTTTGAACAAGTTAACCAAGGTTTACACTACTTAGTTGAACTCTATAGTCTCAACAAACTCTAAAATACTCTCCTTGATATCTTCAGCTTCTTCTTCAAGAGAATCGGGAGTTTCGCCGTCAAGAAAGCTGTGCTGACTACTAACTATATACAAAAATTCACCACTGATAAAGGTGAGCAGACCCCGGTACGCATCTAATCTGATCGCAGTTCCATTATTTTCTTGCTTAGAAATTGTCGAACCTTTGGGCATATCAATTAAGACATAGTAAGCACCTCGCAAAGTATCTTCCAGATATTCGGTGTACTCCACAGAAGCATCTGGTACATTGGCAAAAATCGCCTGGGGTACATACTTATCTACTAAAATCGTTTGTAAATATTCTTCTTGTCCAACAGACTCCAATTCCTCTAACTGTTCTAGAGGAAAAGGATAATAATCGATTCTCAACAAAGTACCGATGTCATCAGAAAAGCCTACTACTCCTTCCTGGCTTTGAATTCTACCGCCCTGCTGGGGATCAACCGGAATTGGCACGGTAAAATTACTTAAAGGGGATTGATATGTCTGTTCGCTAAAATCTTCTATGACTACTGTCTCATCATCGTCGTCGTCTGCATATTCTTCTTCTGCTTCTTTAAAGGCTGCAATTACCTCCTTAATGATCTCCTCTGCTTCTTCATCTTCCAGTTCTAAGGCTGCTTGTAGCTTTTTGAGGTAGGCTTGTTTTGGTTTGGCGATCGCGAGTTCATCGTCTAAAAGCACTATTACCCCAGCTGCAAAACCATCCAGCACTAATTCATCTGAAAGAGATACTTTGGCAGCATTAAACAGGGGGCCAATTCCCTCCTCTTCAGCAATGGCTAGGAGTCTGTCAACTATTTCGGCAATTTCATCTTCTGAGTATTCCTCGAAAACCTCAAATTCCCAGAGGATACCCGCTAAACTTTCTGCATCTACATCTTCAATCATTGAATCAGCGATCGCAGTCACAGTTGCGATCGCTGCTACGGCTTCCTCTGGACTTAGTGATTCCTCTGATGTCTTTGGTGAGTTAAAAACCTTGTCATATTTGGTCATAATTGCTACCTAAATTAATTCCTCAATAGTAAAAACAGATTGAAAGTGACAATGGTCAGTTTACCAATGGAGCGAATCTTCTAGAGAAAAAGTTGCCTAATAGGTGGTTTACTCAGTATTGCTCAGGTGTCACCAAATCTTGTTGACAGCTAATCTCCAAGAATTTGAGATGTTCTAAAATCTGTTGTCGAATATACACTTAAACACGAGTTAGGCTCAATTTTTACCGCAGGTCAACTTAATTAAATATTGTAAATTTTTGTTATTGAGCAATTATCGTTAATAAATGCTATATCTTTCTTGATTTTTATCCTCTAGCAGATGAATTATATCTACCGATAGAATTATAAACTAGCTAGCGATAGATACCTATACCGTGAGCAGGATGTCACAATACCGATGTTTGTAGCAACACACAATATCCAAAGCGTTTGTACTGTTAGTTCTACAAATGTAAATTACATAAAATTTTGAGTTTTTTATGGTAAAAACCACTCCATCTCAGTTTTCTCCAGATCAATACAAAGTTGATTCTGCACAAGAAAAAGTAGACGCTATTATAGAAACGCCACCATCAGAAACTGAGATTGACCTAGAGTTTCTTTACACCAGAGATATTGAATTTCGTCAGGAAACTATTTACTTTCTGGTAGTCGATCGCTTTTATGATGGCGATCCAGATAACAGCGAAGGTGAAAATTCAGAACTCTACGATCCCAATAGACAAGAATGGGGTAAGTACTGGGGTGGTGACTTGCAAGGTGTCATCGATAAATTAGATTATCTCAAAAATATGGGAGTTACCGCCCTTTGGCTAACTCCGCTATTCGAGCAAGTAGAAGAGTTATTTATTAGCAATGCGGCGATGCATGGCTATTGGACAAAAGATTTTAAGCGGATTAATCCTCGCTACATTGCTGATGGAGAAAACCCTTCTTTAAATGCTACCCAAGAAGAAAAAAATACGACTTTTGATCGGTTAATTACAGAACTACACAAGCGGAATATGAAGCTGGTGCTGGATATTGTCTGCAATCACAGCAGCCCTGATACCAGTGGTAGTAAAGGTGAATTGTATGATGATGGCGTTAAAATTGCTGACTTTAATAATGATGTTAATCATTGGTATCACCACTATGGTGAAGTGCAAAACTGGGAAGACGATTGGCAAGTACAGAATTGTGAACTAGCGGGTCTTGCAACCTTTAATGAAAATAATACAGAATATCGACAGTATATTAAATCAGCAATTAAACAATGGCTAGACCGGGGTGTGGATGCACTGCGGGTTGATACTGTCAAGCACATGCCGATTTGGTTTTGGCAAGAATTCACTGGCGAGATGAGCAATCACAAACCAGATGTATTTATTTTTGGCGAATGGATTTACAGTAATCCGAGTGACGATCGCTCGGTAGAATTTGCCAATCATTCAGGCATGACACTTCTAGACTTTGGGCTATGTGTGGCAATTCGAGCCGCATTGGGTCAAGGTTCAGAAATGGGATTCCAAACAATTCAATACATTTTTGACCAAGATTATCGCTATAACGGGGCAACAGAGTTAGTTACCTTCATCGATAACCATGATATGTGCCGCTTCCAATCGCTGAATCCCGATCCAGCGATGTTGAAGGTTGCGATCGCCTTAATTATGACATCTCGCGGCATTCCCTGTATATATTACGGTACAGAACAGTATTTACATAATGATACTGATGGCGGTAACGACCCATATAACCGCCCGATGATGGAAAATTGGGATACCGATAGTGAGGTTTATCGTTGTATTAGATTGCTATCTGGTTTACGGCGGCTAAATCCTGCTGTGTCAATGGGTAGCCATTGGCAGAAATACTTGACCGCCGATGTTTACTGTTATGTCCGCCGCTCTCGTGATTCTCTATGTTTTGTAGCTTTAAACCGGGGAGGGGAAGTTATTCTCCCAGAAGTAGAAACAGAATTGCCCGATGGTGAGCATACTTGCGTAGTGACTCGCAATAAGTATGAAGTAAAAGAGGGCAAGATTTGTAACCTGGTATTAGAAGAACGGGGAGTGCTTGTTTTCAGCCACGTTGGGGAACGGATCAAAGCACAAACAATTGTGCGCGTCCAACTCAATGGCGTGGATACTCAACCCGGTGAAATCATTGTGGTGACAGGAGATTGTCCAGAGTTGGGTAACTGGGATATCAGCAAAGCATATCGTTTGGAGTACATCAACTCAAATACTTGGTCTGCCGAGATTCCCTTTGATGAAAGTGTTGGTAAGCTGATTGCTTATAAATATGCCATGTGGCGGGAAGGGCGATCGCCTCTGCGGGAAAATTTGGTCAATCGTCGCTGGGTGATTGCCAAAGAAGGTACTGTTAAATGGCGTGATACCTGGGCATCGGGAAGAGAATCGTAGAAATATTGAATAAGTTATGAAGAGTGAAGGATTCAAATTTGGATTCTTCACTTTTTATTATTTATAAATTTTAAGTAACAAAAAAATACACAAATAAGCGTATTGAACCGCTCTAATTTCTAAATACTTCTTCAATATATTTCAGTTTACAGTGATCTGGATCACACTATTTTCTGAGTAAAATATAGATAATATCAAGCACATAAATACTTAATAACTGTCAAAAAGAAGACCAAAGAGGCTCTACTTTTACAGAAGCAAAGGATACATATACTTTTATGATCCCTATACTCACCAGTTTTTAATTCTTAACCAAGTGATCTAAAAAAATTAGAAAAAGGTAAATAGTAATGCTCGACCTCTTATTAAAAGATAAATTAAGTGCTAAAAAAACACTAAAAGTAAAGAAGCAAATTTTAGCACGAGTTCAAGGTCGGGAACTAAAAAGTTTAAATGTCGAAATGAATTTTTATAAAACTGAATTACTTCCTTATTTTATAAAGTTGAATCAATACAATCCTGTCGTTAGTGTTACAGAGCAATTACGGCTTTTAGTGGGTGTTTGGACACCAATCTGGTCTACCATATCGTTTCATGAAAGTTTACCGCAAAGGATACAAGAGCAGTCATTCCAAATTTTCCAGCATGATGGTTACTGTGCAAGTATAGCTCGCTATATACTGGGAAAAGAGTCGTCTTTATCCGATAATTTTCAATCAAAATTACCAGCTTATGATTTCATGATCCTCCAAAAATATGGAGTTAAAAATGGAAAATGGGCTCTTCAAAACATTGATAGATTTCAGGCTTTTAAAAATAGAGAAATTCCTTTAACCTTAGAATCAGTCTACAACTGGTTTACTAATGTAGTTAATACTAAAGTAAAACTTAATTCGTCAAAAGAGGATTTGCCTAAAGCCCTCGAATTAGAAAATCTCGAGATAAATCATGTTAATGAATTTCAAAAAACCTACTTAGCAACTTCTCAAGTGTTTGAGCATTTATATATAGATATTGACTGGCGACTTGTGAAAACTCAAACAGATGCCTCACATCTACCTAGTTACACAATTTATGTGAAGAGGCAATAAGAATAATAATTTCTGTAATTCAAACAGTTTTGGTAAGATGCCAGGTATAGTCCTCAATCTAAAAATAAGTTCAATAGAATGACTAATCGATTCACTCGTATATTTAAATACAAGCAGTTATAAATAATTTATTTATAAAGTGTATCTATTTAGGTTGGGCAATACGCGCTTCAATATCTTCCAATGTTTGTAACAATAGACTCCTTGCCTGCAATTGCCAACCCCATCTTTGAATTCTGTAAGCTGATACAGTACCAGCTATAGCTACTAACAAACAGATAGGTTGATTTAAAGAAATTCCGAATAACAAACCCAATCCAGCAATTCCCCAAAATGGTAAGGCTACTGTTTGTCTTTGCTCTTCCACAATTTGAGTAACTATATTAGAAGATTGCTTATTAACTAATAATGCTTCTTTGACTTGTTGTTGTTCACTTGCCGACACTGTTAAACCTATTTTTCGCCGTAGCTTTTCTATTTTTCGGGCATCAGTGCTGTACTCAGTTAACTCATCTTCTGCCATTTTTAGCAGTCGTTCTAGTTGTGCCATTGTGTATTGCATCCGGTATTTTGATACAGCTATTAACCTAAGTAATTGTTAAGTTTTATTGACTATTAAATTGTATTTAATCGCCAAATTTAAAGTTACACGACGGAATGAAAAATCTAAAATTAAAGATGGGAAAAATATACTAAAGGTTACGCACTTACAAATTGAGTATAAATTTAAAAGGTAATTATGACTACAATATCTAAAAGT
This window contains:
- a CDS encoding alpha-amylase family glycosyl hydrolase — encoded protein: MVKTTPSQFSPDQYKVDSAQEKVDAIIETPPSETEIDLEFLYTRDIEFRQETIYFLVVDRFYDGDPDNSEGENSELYDPNRQEWGKYWGGDLQGVIDKLDYLKNMGVTALWLTPLFEQVEELFISNAAMHGYWTKDFKRINPRYIADGENPSLNATQEEKNTTFDRLITELHKRNMKLVLDIVCNHSSPDTSGSKGELYDDGVKIADFNNDVNHWYHHYGEVQNWEDDWQVQNCELAGLATFNENNTEYRQYIKSAIKQWLDRGVDALRVDTVKHMPIWFWQEFTGEMSNHKPDVFIFGEWIYSNPSDDRSVEFANHSGMTLLDFGLCVAIRAALGQGSEMGFQTIQYIFDQDYRYNGATELVTFIDNHDMCRFQSLNPDPAMLKVAIALIMTSRGIPCIYYGTEQYLHNDTDGGNDPYNRPMMENWDTDSEVYRCIRLLSGLRRLNPAVSMGSHWQKYLTADVYCYVRRSRDSLCFVALNRGGEVILPEVETELPDGEHTCVVTRNKYEVKEGKICNLVLEERGVLVFSHVGERIKAQTIVRVQLNGVDTQPGEIIVVTGDCPELGNWDISKAYRLEYINSNTWSAEIPFDESVGKLIAYKYAMWREGRSPLRENLVNRRWVIAKEGTVKWRDTWASGRES